From the Myxococcales bacterium genome, one window contains:
- a CDS encoding PD-(D/E)XK nuclease family protein: MASRTDGTLTVIDFKTDRAPTRSAREEYPAYVKQVRQYAAVLERGAGPARDAAGLLFTETGRVEWCEGG, from the coding sequence GTGGCGAGCCGCACAGACGGGACGCTCACGGTGATCGACTTCAAGACCGATCGCGCGCCGACGCGCAGCGCGCGCGAGGAGTACCCAGCGTACGTGAAGCAGGTCCGCCAGTACGCGGCGGTGCTGGAGCGAGGCGCAGGGCCGGCCCGCGACGCGGCGGGGTTGCTGTTTACCGAGACGGGGCGCGTGGAGTGGTGTGAGGGGGGTTGA